A part of Solibacillus sp. FSL H8-0538 genomic DNA contains:
- a CDS encoding MFS transporter, which translates to MGLKEQKVTLTILLTNLFIAFLGIGLVIPVLPTIMNELQISGATIGYLTAAFAITQLILSPFAGKATDKFGRKIMIVIGLFIFGFSELLFGLGETIEILFLSRILGGISAAFIMPAVTAFIADITTLATRPKALGFMSAAISTGFIIGPGIGGFLAELGTRVPFFFAAVLGTVAAILSLVFLKEPERNEEESGIQQQASGFRRIFVPMYFIAFILIFVSSFGLAAFESFFSLFVDRKFSFTPKDIAIVITGSAIVGAVAQVLLFDRLATRIGEIAIIRYSLILSAVFVFVMTLVDSYLAILLTTFVLFVGFDLFRPAVTSYLSKIAGREQGFVGGMNSMFTSLANIFGPILGGILFDIDLNYPYYFATFVLVIGVGITFVWKQPDNIGH; encoded by the coding sequence ATGGGTTTAAAGGAACAAAAGGTCACCTTAACAATTTTACTAACAAATTTATTCATCGCATTTTTAGGGATTGGACTTGTTATACCGGTTTTACCAACCATTATGAACGAGCTGCAAATTAGTGGTGCCACTATTGGCTATTTAACAGCAGCGTTTGCAATTACACAATTAATTTTGTCGCCCTTTGCAGGGAAGGCAACTGATAAATTTGGCCGTAAAATTATGATTGTTATTGGCTTATTTATTTTCGGCTTTTCAGAGTTATTATTCGGATTAGGAGAAACAATCGAAATATTGTTTCTTTCGCGAATTTTAGGTGGTATAAGTGCCGCATTTATTATGCCTGCAGTTACAGCATTTATTGCCGATATAACAACGTTGGCAACTCGTCCAAAAGCACTTGGCTTTATGTCTGCCGCCATTAGTACAGGCTTTATTATTGGTCCTGGAATTGGCGGATTTTTAGCAGAGTTGGGTACGCGTGTGCCATTTTTCTTTGCTGCCGTTCTTGGTACGGTAGCGGCTATTTTATCGCTTGTTTTTCTAAAAGAACCTGAGCGCAATGAAGAGGAATCCGGTATCCAACAGCAAGCGTCTGGATTCCGCCGCATTTTTGTACCGATGTATTTTATCGCGTTTATATTAATTTTTGTATCGTCTTTTGGTCTGGCTGCATTCGAATCATTCTTTAGCCTATTTGTGGATCGCAAGTTTAGCTTTACACCAAAAGATATTGCGATTGTTATTACAGGTAGTGCGATTGTCGGTGCGGTGGCACAGGTGCTATTATTTGACCGCCTCGCAACACGTATCGGGGAAATTGCGATAATTCGTTATAGTTTAATTTTATCGGCAGTATTTGTGTTTGTGATGACGCTAGTTGATTCGTATTTGGCGATTTTACTGACGACATTTGTGTTATTTGTCGGCTTTGATTTATTCCGCCCTGCCGTTACGTCGTATTTATCAAAAATTGCAGGGAGAGAACAAGGCTTTGTAGGAGGCATGAACTCCATGTTTACGAGTCTTGCAAATATTTTCGGACCCATTTTAGGCGGAATTTTGTTTGATATTGATTTGAACTATCCGTACTATTTCGCAACCTTTGTGCTCGTGATTGGTGTGGGTATTACGTTTGTTTGGAAACAACCAGACAATATAGGTCATTAA
- a CDS encoding IS1182 family transposase codes for MISKQETFNLSPYMALYDLIIPKDNMLRQINELVDFSFILDELKSKYCLDNGRNAIPPIRMFKYLLLKVIHDLSDADLVERSKYDMSFKYFLEMAPEDDVIDSSSLTKFRRLRLQDVNLIDLLIQKTVEIALEKGLLLSKMVIVDATHTKARYNQKSPKEFLQEKSKNVRKAVYQLDENMVGKFPEKPTSNEVTEELDYCRQVVEVVETQSKVAQIPAVKEKLNVLKEVIDDYENQLSYSNDPDARVGHKSADSAFFGFKTHIAMSDERIITAAVVTTGEKSDGHYLQELVEKSKEAGMEIETVIGDAAYSAKDNLQYAKSKELQLISKLNSVITNGSGQRKIEFDYNKDAGMFVCPAGHLAIRKALSKNKNKNKNPKMAFYFDIEKCKVCQMREGCYKDEAKSKTYNVTIKSIEHEEQAAFQETDAFKQLAKNRYKIEAKNSELKNPHGYKTAISAGLFGMQIQGATTIFAVNLKRILKLLNEKV; via the coding sequence GAGCCCGTACATGGCGTTGTACGATTTAATTATCCCAAAGGACAATATGCTTCGCCAAATTAATGAACTTGTGGATTTCTCATTTATTCTAGACGAACTAAAATCGAAATACTGTTTAGATAATGGCCGTAACGCGATTCCACCGATTCGTATGTTTAAATATTTACTATTAAAAGTGATTCATGATCTATCGGATGCCGACCTTGTCGAGCGTTCAAAATACGATATGTCCTTTAAATATTTTTTAGAGATGGCACCAGAAGATGATGTAATCGATTCAAGTTCACTGACAAAATTCCGTCGACTTCGTCTCCAAGATGTGAATTTAATAGATTTACTGATTCAGAAAACAGTTGAAATTGCCTTAGAAAAAGGGCTACTACTAAGTAAAATGGTCATCGTTGACGCTACCCATACAAAGGCTCGTTATAATCAAAAATCGCCAAAAGAATTTTTACAGGAAAAATCTAAAAATGTACGTAAAGCCGTGTATCAACTCGACGAAAACATGGTTGGAAAATTCCCTGAGAAGCCTACGTCAAATGAAGTCACAGAAGAATTAGATTACTGTCGTCAAGTAGTTGAAGTGGTGGAAACGCAATCAAAGGTTGCACAAATCCCGGCTGTGAAAGAAAAATTAAATGTTTTAAAAGAAGTGATTGATGATTATGAGAATCAGTTAAGCTATTCAAATGATCCCGATGCGCGGGTTGGACATAAGTCGGCTGACTCGGCTTTCTTTGGTTTCAAAACGCATATTGCGATGAGTGATGAACGAATTATTACGGCTGCGGTTGTGACAACAGGTGAAAAAAGTGATGGTCATTATCTTCAAGAACTAGTTGAAAAAAGTAAAGAGGCAGGTATGGAAATTGAAACGGTGATTGGTGACGCCGCTTATTCTGCGAAAGATAACTTACAATATGCTAAATCAAAAGAGCTCCAATTAATTTCAAAGTTAAATTCAGTCATTACAAACGGTAGCGGACAACGAAAAATCGAATTTGATTACAATAAAGATGCTGGTATGTTTGTCTGTCCAGCTGGGCATCTAGCTATTCGAAAGGCACTTTCTAAGAATAAAAATAAGAATAAAAATCCGAAAATGGCATTTTATTTTGATATTGAAAAATGTAAAGTCTGCCAGATGCGTGAGGGCTGTTATAAGGATGAGGCAAAAAGTAAAACCTATAATGTGACCATTAAATCAATTGAACATGAAGAACAAGCTGCTTTCCAAGAAACTGATGCATTTAAACAGCTTGCGAAAAACCGTTATAAAATAGAGGCGAAAAATAGTGAATTAAAAAATCCGCATGGCTATAAAACAGCCATATCAGCGGGTTTATTTGGCATGCAAATCCAAGGTGCCACAACGATATTTGCGGTGAATCTCAAACGAATATTGAAACTGCTAAATGAAAAAGTGTAA